A DNA window from Gigantopelta aegis isolate Gae_Host chromosome 4, Gae_host_genome, whole genome shotgun sequence contains the following coding sequences:
- the LOC121372627 gene encoding protein mono-ADP-ribosyltransferase PARP10-like isoform X2 yields the protein MDERVTRGEDDTDKKPKTVEVRGFKQDLSDDTLQLYFENPRRGGGEILQFQRHHGSAHITFADFKVAKQVVEKTHRLGDCDLQVQFSVPPPPLAPRPTYTDRVLITGIRECTTTDCLINYLEVRGHCDITDNNVLYGDNQGMAVVIFDEMPDL from the exons ATGGATGAACGTGTGACACGTGGTGAAGATGATACAGATAAAAAGCCGAAGACTGTTGAAGTTCGAGGTTTCAAACAAGACTTGAGTGATGACACACTTCAGTTGTATTTTGAAAACCCTAGAAGGGGTGGGGGAGAAATTCTTCAATTCCAACGACATCATGGTTCTGCTCACATAACGTTTGCTGATTTCAAAG TTGCTAAGCAAGTTGTTGAAAAGACTCACAGACTTGGCGACTGTGATCTCCAAGTACAGTTTTCAGTTCCCCCTCCTCCACTGGCTCCTCGACCCACCTACACTGACAGAGTGCTGATCACAGGTATCAGAGAGTGCACAACAACAGACTGTTTGATAAACTACCTGGAAGTCCGAGGGCATTGTGACATCACGGATAACAATGTCCTGTACGGCGACAATCAAGGAATGGCAGTTGTCATATTTGACGAAATGCCAG ACCTCTAA
- the LOC121372627 gene encoding uncharacterized protein LOC121372627 isoform X1, whose translation MPDACSLSSRWASDAEIVLHKYLNLLEVEEIHVVQDIWDEVVKELDAKHTDDVRVFVSRELETVVVAGHTAVVKTTAKQMKSLVKKITEDYERKSNKISDTISNIKAIQLCLLQINDIPEQLMKRFPGLTVEIKVQTAEIVFQGDLGDVKNAKLEMYESIPASKESRLSSLSEGQLQLVNKKSVQDYIFKKLKSKNVLGAWEVSETGLTVLTFSDTEPEDVEEVIIESVG comes from the coding sequence ATGCCAGATGCTTGTTCCTTGTCTAGCCGCTGGGCTAGTGATGCAGAGATTGTATTGCACAAATATTTGAATTTGCTGGAAGTTGAGGAAATACATGTTGTTCAAGACATTTGGGATGAAGTTGTGAAAGAACTGGATGCCAAGCACACTGATGATGTGAGGGTGTTTGTTTCGAGGGAACTTGAGACAGTAGTTGTTGCTGGACATACAGCAGTTGTCAAAACTACAGCAAAACAAATGAAATCTTTGGTGAAGAAGATTACAGAAGATTATGAAAggaaaagcaataaaatatctgATACTATCAGCAATATAAAAGCAATACAATTGTGTCTGCTTCAGATCAATGACATTCCAGAGCAACTGATGAAAAGATTTCCTGGGTTGACAGTTGAAATAAAGGTACAAACAGCTGAAATAGTTTTTCAGGGAGATCTTGGAGATGTTAAGAATGCAAAGCTTGAAATGTACGAGTCTATTCCGGCATCTAAAGAGTCCAGATTATCCAGTCTTTCTGAAGGTCAGCTGCAGTTGGTTAATAAGAAAAGTGTTCAAGAttatatttttaagaaattaaaaagcAAGAATGTTTTAGGTGCCTGGGAAGTGAGTGAAACTGGACTCACAGTCTTGACTTTCAGTGACACAGAGCCTGAGGATGTCGAGGAAGTGATCATAGAGTCTGTGGGTTGA